A single Xylanimonas cellulosilytica DSM 15894 DNA region contains:
- a CDS encoding M50 family metallopeptidase codes for MSIIVGILVVVIGVAVSIALHELGHMVPAKKFGVRVSQYMIGFGPTLWSKKKGETEYGVKAFPLGGFVRMVGMMPPAPAGTRQGRGFFSQVIADARDQSVEEIRPGEEHRAFYHLSTPKKLVVMLGGPVMNLFLAVVLTASFFAIGFTQQTTTVAALSECVPTATGEACDPATAPAPAVAAGLAPGDRIVSYDGQSTSTWRDLLEAIDGTAGREVAVVVERDGQQVPLTVTPVDVERAVVDADGAVVRDADGDAQTVAGAFVGISPTLARQSLPLGDVPAEVGRMFTGTAGAVVTFPVKVWQAAEQTFTDTPRTGDGVMSVIGVGQTAADVAGLDASILDRVAIMLSLLAALNMALFVFNLIPLLPLDGGHAVNALYEGAKRQVARVRGLHQLPGPADVARMMPVAYVMFVVLLGSGVLLMVADVVNPVRIF; via the coding sequence GAGCATCATCGTCGGGATCCTCGTCGTCGTCATCGGCGTCGCCGTGTCCATCGCGCTGCACGAGCTCGGGCACATGGTGCCCGCCAAGAAGTTCGGTGTGCGGGTCAGCCAGTACATGATCGGCTTCGGCCCCACGCTGTGGTCGAAGAAGAAGGGCGAGACCGAGTACGGCGTCAAGGCGTTCCCGCTGGGCGGGTTCGTGCGGATGGTCGGCATGATGCCGCCCGCCCCCGCCGGGACACGACAGGGCCGCGGGTTCTTCTCCCAGGTCATCGCCGACGCGCGCGACCAGTCGGTCGAGGAGATCCGCCCCGGCGAGGAGCACCGCGCGTTCTACCACCTGTCCACGCCCAAGAAGCTCGTGGTCATGCTCGGCGGACCGGTGATGAACCTGTTCCTCGCCGTCGTGCTCACAGCCTCCTTCTTCGCCATCGGCTTCACGCAGCAGACGACGACGGTCGCCGCCCTGAGCGAGTGCGTCCCGACGGCGACGGGCGAGGCCTGCGACCCGGCCACCGCACCCGCCCCGGCCGTGGCAGCAGGGCTGGCGCCGGGCGACCGGATCGTGTCCTACGACGGCCAGAGCACGTCCACCTGGCGCGACCTGCTCGAAGCGATCGACGGCACAGCGGGCCGCGAGGTCGCCGTCGTCGTCGAGCGCGACGGGCAGCAGGTGCCGCTGACCGTGACCCCCGTGGACGTCGAGCGTGCCGTCGTCGACGCCGACGGCGCCGTGGTGCGGGACGCCGACGGCGACGCCCAGACCGTCGCGGGAGCCTTCGTGGGGATCTCCCCGACGCTCGCCCGCCAGTCCCTGCCGCTCGGCGACGTCCCCGCCGAGGTGGGGCGCATGTTCACCGGCACCGCGGGCGCCGTCGTCACCTTCCCGGTGAAGGTCTGGCAGGCCGCCGAGCAGACCTTCACCGACACGCCCCGCACGGGCGACGGCGTCATGTCGGTGATCGGCGTGGGCCAGACCGCCGCCGACGTCGCGGGCCTGGACGCCAGCATCCTCGACCGGGTCGCGATCATGCTCAGCCTGCTGGCCGCGCTGAACATGGCCCTGTTCGTCTTCAACCTCATCCCGTTGCTGCCGCTCGACGGCGGGCACGCGGTCAACGCGCTCTACGAGGGCGCGAAGCGGCAGGTCGCGCGCGTGCGCGGCCTCCACCAGTTGCCGGGCCCGGCCGACGTCGCGCGCATGATGCCGGTCGCGTACGTGATGTTCGTGGTGCTGCTGGGCTCCGGTGTGCTGTTGATGGTCGCGGACGTCGTCAACCCTGTGAGGATTTTCTGA